The Deinococcus apachensis DSM 19763 genome includes the window GGAGGAGCGGCAGACCGAGGGCTCTGTGCATGGGTCTCTCCTTACGCGTAGCGGGTACGCGGGTCGATGAGGAGCTGAACGAGGTCGGCGAGCAGGTTGGCGAGCGTGATGACCAGGGCGCTGAAGATCACCACGCCGACGATGACGGGGATGTCCACCACGCGGATCGCGTCCCACACCAGGCGGCCCAAGCCCGGCCACCCGAAGACGCTCTCCACGACGACCACGCCGCCCATGAAGGCCCCGATGTCCAGGCCGATCATGGTGACGACGGGCGTGATGGCGTTGCGGAGGGCGTGGCGCAGGATGACGCCGCGGGGCGCCACCCCCTTGGCCCGCGCCGTGCGGACGAAGTCGCGGGAAAGCACGTCGAGCATGGAGGAGCGCAGCACCCGCGCGTACCACCCCGCGCCGCCCAGCCCCAGGGTGAGCGCGGGCAGGAACAGGTGCGAGAGGCCGCCGTAGCCGCCGAGCGGGAAGAGGTTCAGGGCGTAGGCGAGCAGATAGACCAGGCTCAGCCCCAGCCAGAACTGCGGGGCCGACGCGCCGAGGAAGGCGAAGCCCATCACGATCCGGTCGGGCCAGCGGCCCCGCCGCAGCGCCGCCCAGATCCCCAGCGGGATGCCGATCAGGAGTTCGAGCGCGATGGCCCCCAGCATGAGTTGAAAGGTCGGCCCGACCCGCGAGGCGATCAGCGAACTCACCGTGGACTGCTGCTTGTACGACCTCCCCAGGTCGCCGCGCACCAGACCGCCCAGGTAGCCCGCGTACTGCACGGCGAAGGGGCGGTCCAGACCCAGCTCGCGCCGGATGCTGTTCACCGTCTCCACGCTGGCGCTCGGCCCGGCCACCAGCCGGGCGGGGTCAGCGGGCAGCAGGAAGATCAGGCTGAAGGTGAGCACCGACGCGACGAGCAGCACGCCGAGGCTCTGGAGGGTGCGGGACGCGGCGAAGCGGAGCACTCACCCTCCCCCATTCGGGTCGAGGGCGTCGCGCAGCCCCTCGCCGAGCAGGTTGAAGCCCAGCGACGTGAGCAGGATGGCGAGGCCGGGGAACATCACCAGCCACGGGGCAGTCATGAGGTAGCTTTGGCTCTCGTTGATGATGCCGCCCCAGCTCGGGGTGGGGGGCTGGACGCCGACGCCCAGGAAGGAGAGGGTGGCCTCCAGCAGCACCGTCGTGCTGATGCCGAGCGAGCCCCACACCAAGGCGGTGGGCAGCAGGTGCGGGGCGACGTGCCGCCACAGGATGCGGGTGCCGGACGCGCCGACCGCCTGGGCCGCCTCCACGAACTCACGCTCGCGCAGCGAGACGACCTGGGCGTACACCACCCGGGCGACGGGCACCCAGTTCAGCAGGGCGATCACCAGCGTCACGATCCACAGGCTGGGGCGCAGCACGGCGGTGAGCGCGATGGCGAGGAGCAGCACCGGGAAGGCCAGCATCACGTCCGTGAAACGCATGACGAGGGTGCCGACCCACCCCCGCCACAACCCGCCGAGCGCCCCCATCAACACCCCGATCAGGACGGCGACCCCGTTGGCGACGACCCCGACAATCAGGGACGCCCTGGCTCCCCACAGCAGCCGGGAGAACAGGTCGCGGCCCAGCAGATCGGTCCCCAGGGGGAAGGCGCCGCCGGGGGGCAGCGGGGCGCCCTCCAGGCTCAGGCCCTCCGCAAACTGATAGTTGGGGTCGTGTGGGGCCAGCCACGGGGCGAGGAGCGCGGCGAGGACGATCAGGAGGCACAGGGCGAGACCCAGCAGGGCGGCGCGGTCGCGGCTGAAGCGGCGCCAGCGGGCGGAGCGGGGACGGACGGAGGGCGCGGCGGGGAGGGTGGTCAACTGTGCCTCCTCAAATGGGCCTCCGGGAAAGGCTCATCCCTGGTCGAGGGGCCGGATCAGGATCTCGTTGACGTTGACGCGCACGGGTTGCGTGACCGCATACACCACGGCGGCGGCGATGTCCTCCGGCTCCAGCGGCGTCATCTGGGCGATGCGGCCCTCGTAGGTCGTCTTCGTCTCCTGGTGGGTGATGTGGTCGGTGAGTTCGGTGCGGACCACGCCGGGTTCGATCACCGTGACGCGGATGCCGTGCAGCCGCACCTCCTGGCGCAGCCCCTCGCTGAAGCCGCCCACCCCCCACTTCGTCGCGCTGTATCCCGCCGAGGTGGGACTCGCGCCGCGCCCCGACACCGAGGAGACGTTGACGATGTGGCCGCCGCCCCGCGCCCTCATGCTGGGAATGGCCGCGTGCGTGGCGTACATCAGGCCGAGCAGGTTGAGATTGATCATCCGCCGCCAGTCCTCGGTGTCGGCGTCGGCGACGGGGCCGAGGAGCATCAGTCCGGCGTTGTTCACGAGGATGTCCACCCCGCCGAAGGTCTGGGTGGCGTGCTGGATCATTCCCCGCGCCTGCCCCTCGTCGGCTGCGTCCCCGACGAAGACGGTTGCCTCACCGCCCGCGTCCCGAATTCGACCGGCGAGGGCTTCGAGCCGTTCCTGGCGCCGGGCATTCAGAACAACCTTGGCGCCCGCCTCGGCCAAAGCCAGCGCCGTCGCCTCGCCGATGCCGGACGACGCGCCGGTGACGACGGCGACCTTGCCCCGAATGCCTGCGTTGGTAGACGCTGCGCTCATGCCGTTTCTCCTTGAGGGGTGAGGTGGTAAAGCTCCGCGTACTTGCCGCGCAGGTAGGCGAGGTAGGGGGCGGGGTCGAGGCCCTGGCCCGTCGCGCGTTCCAGAAGCTCGGCCGGGCTGTAGGTTCGCCCGTGCCGGTAGACGTTCTCCGTCAGCCACTCGCGCAGGGGGGCATATTCGCCGCGCGCCAGGCTCTCCTCCAGCCCCGGCACGCCCTTCCGCGCCGCCGCATAGAACTGCGAGGCCATCACGTTCCCCACCGTGTACGTCGGGAAGGAGCCGAAGAGGCCCGCCGACCAGTGAATGTCCTGGAGGGCGCCGGAGGCGAAGTCGGGCGGGGTGACGCCCAGGTAGTCGTTCACCTTCGCGTTCCAGACCTCGGGGAGGTCGGCGACCCTCAGGCTGCCGTCCATCAAGGCCATCTCCAGCTCCACGCGCAGCATGATATGAAGGTCGTACGTGACTTCATCCGCCTCCACGCGAATCAGGGAGGGGCGCACCCGATTGACGGCCCGCCAGAACTCCTCGCCGGTCACGTCCGCGAGTTGTTCCGGGAAGACCTCTTGCAGACGCGGGAAGTGGTGTGCCCAGAACGCGCGGGAGCGGCCCACCCGGTTCTCCCACAGCCGCGACTGGCTCTCGTGGGTGCCGTAGCTCGTGCCGCCGACCGCGTACAGGCCCAGCAGGTCCGAGGCCAGCACCGTGCGGGTGAGCGCCGGATCGATATTTTGCTCGTACAACGCGTGCCCCGTCTCGTGCAGGGTGCCGAAGAGGGCGCCGGGCAGAAAATCGCGTCGGTAGCGGGTGGTGATCCGCACGTCCTGGCGGGTGAAGGAGATTTCGAAGGGGTGGGCGGAGGCGTCCAGCCGTCCCCGCGTCAGGTCGTAGCCGAACGCCTGGGCGATTTCGAGGGCGAAGGCGCGTTGCCGGTCCTCCGGGTAGTCGCGGGTCAGGAAGTCGGCGCGCGGCTCGGGAGCGGCGCGAATCTCGTTCAGGAGGGGGAGGAGTCCGGTCCGGAGCCCAGCGAACAACGTCTGCAACGTTCCCGCCGTCATCCCCGGCTCGTACTGGCGCACGAGGGCGTCGTAGGGATGCTCCTCGAACCCGATGGCGTCCGCGAGGCGGCGGTTCAGCGCCACCATCCGTTCGAGTTCGGGGGCGAAGGCGGCGAAGTCGTTCTCTCCTTTGGCCCGCGCCCACACCGCCTGCGCCCGGTTTTTCGCCTCGGCCAGCTCGCGCGTGAGCCCCTCGGGGACGCGGGAAAGGAGGTCCACCGCCTCACGGGCCTGCCGCACGGCGCGGGCCTCTCGGTCATTGAGGGTTGAGAGGTTCGCCTCGGCCTTCTCCAACGCCGTCAACAATGCCGGAGCGGTCAACCGTTCCTGGGCGATGGCACTGACGGTGGCGAGTTGATGCCCCCGCGTCTCGGTTCCGCCGGGCGGCATCTGCGTCCGGGCATCCCAGTTCAGCACGTTGATGACGCACAGCAGATCGTTGATCTGCGCGAGTTGGGTGTTCAGTTCGTTCATGCCGGTGTTGCCTCCCTCACCGCGAGTGCCTGCCACAGCAGCGCCCAGGCCCGCTGCCCCTCGTACAGGCGGGGAACGCGGAAGAACTCGTTGGGCGCGTGAATGTCCTCGTCGCCCACCGCGAAGGAGAAGAAGATCGTCTCCAGGCCGAGTTCGCGCTGGAACACCTCGCAGATGGGGATGGAGCCGCCCATGCCGACTTCGAGGGGCGGCTGGCCGTAGACCTGGGTGAGAACCTTGCGGGCGGCAAGCAGGGCGGGATGATTGTTGGGAATCCGGTACGCCCGGGCCCCGTGGTCGGAGGCTCGAACGTCGAGCGTCACACCGGGCGGGAGGTGCGTTTCCAGGTGGCGGACGACGGCCTGAGCGACCCGCTCCGGGTCCTGACTCGCCACGAGACGGCAGGTGATCTTGGCGTGCGCCTCGCTCGGCAACACCGTCTTGGTGCCCTCCCCGGTGTAGCCGCCCCACATCCCGTTGACCTCCAGTGTCGGGCGGGTCCATAGGCGTTCAAGTGTGGAGTAGTCGTCCTCGCCGACCAGTTCGGGGGCGCCGACTTCCGCGCGGTAAACGTCCTCGTCGAAGGGCAGGGCTCGGAGGCTCGCCCGCTCGCCCTCGCCCAACTCCTGGACATCGTCGTAAAAACCGTCTACCGCTACTCTGCCCTGCTCGTCATGCAATCCGGCGATGAGTGAGGCCAGGGCATGCAGCGGGTTTTGCACCGCGCCCCCGTGCCGCCCCGAGTGCAGGTCCTTGCTGGGGCCGCGCAGGGTGAATTCGAGTCCGGTGAGACCACGCGAACTCACGGTCAGCGTGGGCACGTCCGCCCGCCACATCCCCCCGTCGGCGGAGAGCACCACGTCCGCGCGCAGCCGCCCCGCGTGTTCCCGCACGAACGGCGCGAGGTTGGGGCTGCCGACCTCCTCCTCGCCCTCGAAGAGGAATTTGACGTTGAGGGGGAGCCTTCCCCGTGTTTGGAAGAAGGCCTCTGCCGCCTGAACCGGGATCAGCAGCGGCCCCTTGTCGTCCGACACCCCGCGCCCGTAGACCCGTTCCCCCCGCACCGTCGGCGTGAAGGGCCGGCTCTCCCAGCGGTCCAGGGGGTCGGGCGGCTGCACGTCGTAATGCCCGTAGACGAGGACGGTGGGTGCGTCCGGCGCACCGAGCCACTCGGCATAGACGACGGGATGGCCGGGCGTGTCGAGGACTTCGACCGTCAGGGGACCGGTGGCGCGCAGACGGTCGGCGAGCCAATCGGCCGCACGCCGCACCTCTCCCCTGCTCTCCGGGTCCGTGCTCACGCTGGGAATTGCGCCGAAGGTCAGAAGGTCTGCCAGGTTCGCGTCCTTCTTCCCGTCCAGATACGCCAGAACCTCCTCCATCATTTCCCCCCGTCCACGCTGAGGACCTGCCCGGTGATCCAGCCCGCGTACTCGGAGGCGAAGAAGAGGACGGCATGCGCGATGTCGTCGGGCGTCCCCAGTTTTTTCAGCGCGATCCCCTCCACCAACTTTCTCTGCCCCTCCTCGCCGTAGCTCTCCCACTGCCTTTCCGTCGTCGGGTTGCTCCGCACGAAGCCCGGCGCGACGTTGTTCACGGTGATGCCGAAGGGGCCGAGTTCGTGCGCGAGTTGCCGGGTCAGGCCGATCTGCGCGGCCTTGGCGCTCGCGTAGGCCTGAATGCCCGTGAGGCTCACGCCCAGCCCCGCCCCGCTGGAGATGTTGACGATGCGCCCGGAGCCCCGCGCCTTCATCAGCGGCGCGGCGGCCTGCGCGAAGTAGAAGGCGCCGTCCACGTTCACCCGGAAGATGGCGTGCCAGTCGTCCTCAGAAATTTCTTCCAGAGGTCGCCCCACCTGGCCCAGCACGCCGCCCGCGTTGTTCACGAGCACGTCCACCCGCTCTCCCCCACTCGCCTCCTGCACGAAGGCTTGGACGGTTTCGCAGTCGCTTACGTCCACCACGCGGACGTTGAGGGGCACGCTGCGTTCCAGCGCCTGCTGCTCCGTCATCGCCAGCCCGTCCCGGTTCAGGTCGCAGGCCCAGACGGTCGCGCCGCGCTCGGCGAAGGCGAGGGAGATCGCGCGCCCGAAGCCGTGGGCCGCCCCGGTGACGATCACCCGCTGCCCGTCGAAGCGGACGTTCACACCCGCACCGCCATCACGGCGCGCAGTTCATCCAGGTTGGCGGTGCCGAAGTCCCGCCGCCCCTCCTCCAGGTCATGCACCAGTTCGATCAGGCGCGCGGTGAGGGGGGTGGGCACGCCCCACTTCTCCCCGAAGGCGACGATGGGGCCGAGTTGCGCATCCGCTTCAGTGCGGCGCTTGCGAACGGCCAGGTCGCGCCAGATGCCGCTGTGGGTCTTGGCACTCTTCCGGTTGAAGGTGACCATGTCGTCGAGGGAACGCTGGGAGGTTTCCTCGGAGGCGCCGGGCAGGAAGGCCGTGGGGTCGAAGCCGTTGAAGCTCTCCAGCTTGATGCCCCCGGCGGTCGCCACCCGCAGCACCTCGCGGGCGATCTCGCTGTAGAGGGGGCGGTACTCGGGCCACGCGAGGGCGTCCGCGATGCCGTCGTTCGTGAGGGCGGTGGCGAAGAGTTGCGCCCCGTAGGCGAGCTTGCTCCACAGGTAGCCGAGGATATTGGGCGTGAGGACGGCGTTGGGCTCGAACTGGCGAAAGGCCGCGTACAACTCCTGTGCCCGCTCGCTCGCCCTGCCGTCCAGTTCCCCCAGCACGACCGCGCCCCGCCCCCCGTAGTGAATGACGCCCGGCGAGAGGTAGTCGGCGCCGAAGTTGACGAAGCTGCCGAGGACGCGTCCCGGGCCGAAGTGCTCCGCCAGCGTGAGGGGATTGAGGCCGTTCTGCACGGAAACCACGCAACCGTCCGGCGCCAGATGCGGCGCGAGGGCGAGCGCAGCCCCCTCGGTGTCCTGCGCCTTGGTGCAGAGCAGCACCCGGTCCCACTGGCCGCTGAGGCTTTCGGGCGTGGCGGCGGTGGCGGGCACGGTGAACTCAGTAATGGGTCCCTCGATCCGCAGGCCGCTCCTGTTCATCGCCGCCACGTGCTCCGCCGCGCGGTCCACGAAGGTCACGTCATGCCCCTCCCGCACGAGGTGCGCGCCGATGGTGCCGCCGATGGCCCCCGCGCCCCAGACCAGCAGCCTCATCGTTGCCCCCGGCCGAAACCGACGGGAGCGGCCGTCCGGTCCTCGCCCCAGCCACCCTCCAGCAACTCGCGCGTCTCCCCCACCGCCACGTCCCAGATCGCCCGCATGTCCTCGTCGGGGCGCTGGTAGCGTCCGCCGTAATTCCCTTCACCCAGGAAGTCGCGCAGTTCCCGGGGGGGCAGCAGGCGCAGGCGGTCGAGATCGGTCATGGGCTTTTCCTCGTCGGGCAGGTCCACACCTTCCAGCCGCGTCCAGGGGAAGTTCTCCATCCACGAGGCGTGGGAGGCGTTGGGGTCGGTGGCCTGCACCTTGGCCCACACCCGCGGCGCGTTCCACCAGTTGTGGAACTTCACGCGCGCCTCCGGGTGGTCGGCCATCCACTCGCCCACAAAGCCCTGCGCGGGCGAGTTGCCGCCGTGCCCGTTCACGATCAGGATGCGGCGGAAGCCCTGCTCGTAGAGGCCGTCCAGGATGTCCCGCACGACCGCGAGATAGGTCTGGACCCGCAATGTCACGCTTCCGGGGTACGCGCGGAAATACGGGGTGATCCCGTAGGGCAGCACTGGAAAGACAGGCACACCGAGCGGTTCGGCGGCCTCCTCCGCGAGCTTCGAGGGCAGGATGTTGTCCACGCACAGGCTGAGGTAGGCGTGCTGCTCGGTGCTGCCCAGGGGCAGGACGCAGCGGTCGTCGCGGGTCAGGTGCTCCTCGACCTGCATCCAGTTCATGTCCTCAATTCGCATGGGGGGTCCTTTCTTCAGGGGCACGGTCCTGGGAGGCCAGCCTCATCCGCCGCTCCTCGATCAGGGGGAGGAGGGTGCCCTCCACAGCGCGGGGGTCGGGGACGTGGCGGTACTCAAAGGCCTGGGTGCCGCTGGGGAGCTCGGCCACGACCCGCTCCGAGCCTGTGGCGTACACGATCACGTCGCTGCCGCGCAGCAGCTCGGGGAGCCCCGGGCTGTCCAGGGTGACGGCCTGAACGTGGTCGATGTGCGGGGCGAAGCGCGCCACCCCCGCCCGCATGGTGGGCAGGAAGTCCTCGAAGGTGACGACCAGGCCCAGCCGCATGAGGGGACTCAGGGCGGCGAGCGCCGTGCGGGTGAAATCGGCCGGGATGAACTGCACCGACACGACCGGGGGGCCGCTCAGCAGGTCGCGCACCTGGGCCTCGCGGTGGCCGAGGGTAATGACGAGGTCCATCTCCGAGACCCGCGCCGCCACCGCGTCGTCCAGCAGGTCCTGCACCGTGAGGGCCTCGATGCGGTCCCCCGGGGGCAGCTGCTTTCTCAGCTCGTCCACGTAAAAGCGGGTCGCCTCGGGGAA containing:
- a CDS encoding ABC transporter permease; amino-acid sequence: MTTLPAAPSVRPRSARWRRFSRDRAALLGLALCLLIVLAALLAPWLAPHDPNYQFAEGLSLEGAPLPPGGAFPLGTDLLGRDLFSRLLWGARASLIVGVVANGVAVLIGVLMGALGGLWRGWVGTLVMRFTDVMLAFPVLLLAIALTAVLRPSLWIVTLVIALLNWVPVARVVYAQVVSLREREFVEAAQAVGASGTRILWRHVAPHLLPTALVWGSLGISTTVLLEATLSFLGVGVQPPTPSWGGIINESQSYLMTAPWLVMFPGLAILLTSLGFNLLGEGLRDALDPNGGG
- a CDS encoding GntR family transcriptional regulator — encoded protein: MSEPAPPPDTAPPRFAFRIDRSLAVPVGVQLRGQIEYGVACGEIPRGAQMPSVRELSQDLGLAHVTVAGVYKELGQKGLLTTHPGRGTFVADGVDGAPKRDLAALHRAVERLLAEAERLGFTPEEVSQALGTGLGRLRSPERPLRLAFVGIFPEATRFYVDELRKQLPPGDRIEALTVQDLLDDAVAARVSEMDLVITLGHREAQVRDLLSGPPVVSVQFIPADFTRTALAALSPLMRLGLVVTFEDFLPTMRAGVARFAPHIDHVQAVTLDSPGLPELLRGSDVIVYATGSERVVAELPSGTQAFEYRHVPDPRAVEGTLLPLIEERRMRLASQDRAPEERTPHAN
- a CDS encoding ABC transporter permease: MLRFAASRTLQSLGVLLVASVLTFSLIFLLPADPARLVAGPSASVETVNSIRRELGLDRPFAVQYAGYLGGLVRGDLGRSYKQQSTVSSLIASRVGPTFQLMLGAIALELLIGIPLGIWAALRRGRWPDRIVMGFAFLGASAPQFWLGLSLVYLLAYALNLFPLGGYGGLSHLFLPALTLGLGGAGWYARVLRSSMLDVLSRDFVRTARAKGVAPRGVILRHALRNAITPVVTMIGLDIGAFMGGVVVVESVFGWPGLGRLVWDAIRVVDIPVIVGVVIFSALVITLANLLADLVQLLIDPRTRYA
- a CDS encoding SDR family NAD(P)-dependent oxidoreductase, whose product is MNVRFDGQRVIVTGAAHGFGRAISLAFAERGATVWACDLNRDGLAMTEQQALERSVPLNVRVVDVSDCETVQAFVQEASGGERVDVLVNNAGGVLGQVGRPLEEISEDDWHAIFRVNVDGAFYFAQAAAPLMKARGSGRIVNISSGAGLGVSLTGIQAYASAKAAQIGLTRQLAHELGPFGITVNNVAPGFVRSNPTTERQWESYGEEGQRKLVEGIALKKLGTPDDIAHAVLFFASEYAGWITGQVLSVDGGK
- a CDS encoding SDR family NAD(P)-dependent oxidoreductase — its product is MSAASTNAGIRGKVAVVTGASSGIGEATALALAEAGAKVVLNARRQERLEALAGRIRDAGGEATVFVGDAADEGQARGMIQHATQTFGGVDILVNNAGLMLLGPVADADTEDWRRMINLNLLGLMYATHAAIPSMRARGGGHIVNVSSVSGRGASPTSAGYSATKWGVGGFSEGLRQEVRLHGIRVTVIEPGVVRTELTDHITHQETKTTYEGRIAQMTPLEPEDIAAAVVYAVTQPVRVNVNEILIRPLDQG
- a CDS encoding dipeptidase: MMEEVLAYLDGKKDANLADLLTFGAIPSVSTDPESRGEVRRAADWLADRLRATGPLTVEVLDTPGHPVVYAEWLGAPDAPTVLVYGHYDVQPPDPLDRWESRPFTPTVRGERVYGRGVSDDKGPLLIPVQAAEAFFQTRGRLPLNVKFLFEGEEEVGSPNLAPFVREHAGRLRADVVLSADGGMWRADVPTLTVSSRGLTGLEFTLRGPSKDLHSGRHGGAVQNPLHALASLIAGLHDEQGRVAVDGFYDDVQELGEGERASLRALPFDEDVYRAEVGAPELVGEDDYSTLERLWTRPTLEVNGMWGGYTGEGTKTVLPSEAHAKITCRLVASQDPERVAQAVVRHLETHLPPGVTLDVRASDHGARAYRIPNNHPALLAARKVLTQVYGQPPLEVGMGGSIPICEVFQRELGLETIFFSFAVGDEDIHAPNEFFRVPRLYEGQRAWALLWQALAVREATPA
- a CDS encoding creatininase family protein — encoded protein: MRIEDMNWMQVEEHLTRDDRCVLPLGSTEQHAYLSLCVDNILPSKLAEEAAEPLGVPVFPVLPYGITPYFRAYPGSVTLRVQTYLAVVRDILDGLYEQGFRRILIVNGHGGNSPAQGFVGEWMADHPEARVKFHNWWNAPRVWAKVQATDPNASHASWMENFPWTRLEGVDLPDEEKPMTDLDRLRLLPPRELRDFLGEGNYGGRYQRPDEDMRAIWDVAVGETRELLEGGWGEDRTAAPVGFGRGQR
- a CDS encoding carboxypeptidase M32, whose amino-acid sequence is MNELNTQLAQINDLLCVINVLNWDARTQMPPGGTETRGHQLATVSAIAQERLTAPALLTALEKAEANLSTLNDREARAVRQAREAVDLLSRVPEGLTRELAEAKNRAQAVWARAKGENDFAAFAPELERMVALNRRLADAIGFEEHPYDALVRQYEPGMTAGTLQTLFAGLRTGLLPLLNEIRAAPEPRADFLTRDYPEDRQRAFALEIAQAFGYDLTRGRLDASAHPFEISFTRQDVRITTRYRRDFLPGALFGTLHETGHALYEQNIDPALTRTVLASDLLGLYAVGGTSYGTHESQSRLWENRVGRSRAFWAHHFPRLQEVFPEQLADVTGEEFWRAVNRVRPSLIRVEADEVTYDLHIMLRVELEMALMDGSLRVADLPEVWNAKVNDYLGVTPPDFASGALQDIHWSAGLFGSFPTYTVGNVMASQFYAAARKGVPGLEESLARGEYAPLREWLTENVYRHGRTYSPAELLERATGQGLDPAPYLAYLRGKYAELYHLTPQGETA
- a CDS encoding ketopantoate reductase family protein, giving the protein MRLLVWGAGAIGGTIGAHLVREGHDVTFVDRAAEHVAAMNRSGLRIEGPITEFTVPATAATPESLSGQWDRVLLCTKAQDTEGAALALAPHLAPDGCVVSVQNGLNPLTLAEHFGPGRVLGSFVNFGADYLSPGVIHYGGRGAVVLGELDGRASERAQELYAAFRQFEPNAVLTPNILGYLWSKLAYGAQLFATALTNDGIADALAWPEYRPLYSEIAREVLRVATAGGIKLESFNGFDPTAFLPGASEETSQRSLDDMVTFNRKSAKTHSGIWRDLAVRKRRTEADAQLGPIVAFGEKWGVPTPLTARLIELVHDLEEGRRDFGTANLDELRAVMAVRV